A stretch of the Thiocystis violascens DSM 198 genome encodes the following:
- the hflK gene encoding FtsH protease activity modulator HflK, whose protein sequence is MAWNEPGGGNQDPWSGKSGGDQGPPDLDEVVRKLQERLGGLFGGNKPPGNGSSGGGSGIGLPGGQFSSRAIGIIVGVLVVVWLASGIYIVEPAERGVVMRFGRYVDTTGPGPHWHIPMPIESVVKVNVDEISTFSHRAAMLTQDENIVEVELTVQSRIQDAADYLFQDQDPEKTLNDATVTVVRVTIGQSKLDYVMTEGRGAVAVTIKERIQALMDQYRTGLVVTSVNMQPAKPPDQVKAAFDDAIKAREDKERLENQAEAYSNEVLPQARGAAARILADAKAYRDKVIAESEGEASRFTAVLTQYAKAPEVTRQRLYLETMEQVFTENSKVLLDVQDGANSLLYLPVEQLMKQRQMPVEPARTEPVGALHVPENIDPPQRVVDRDRRSR, encoded by the coding sequence ATGGCCTGGAATGAGCCAGGTGGCGGTAACCAAGACCCTTGGAGCGGCAAGAGCGGCGGCGATCAAGGTCCACCCGACCTCGATGAAGTCGTGCGCAAGCTTCAGGAGCGACTCGGCGGATTATTCGGCGGCAACAAGCCCCCGGGGAACGGTTCCTCTGGCGGTGGCTCCGGAATCGGTCTGCCGGGCGGTCAGTTCAGCTCGCGAGCCATTGGTATTATTGTCGGCGTTCTGGTCGTCGTCTGGCTGGCCTCCGGAATCTACATCGTCGAGCCCGCCGAGCGCGGCGTCGTCATGCGGTTCGGACGCTATGTCGATACCACCGGCCCCGGTCCGCACTGGCATATCCCGATGCCGATCGAGTCGGTCGTCAAGGTCAATGTCGACGAAATTTCCACCTTCAGTCATCGCGCGGCGATGTTGACCCAGGACGAGAATATCGTCGAGGTCGAACTGACCGTGCAGTCGCGCATTCAGGACGCCGCCGATTATCTGTTCCAGGACCAGGATCCGGAGAAGACCCTCAATGACGCCACCGTGACGGTGGTGCGGGTCACCATCGGGCAGAGCAAGCTCGACTATGTCATGACCGAGGGGCGTGGCGCGGTGGCGGTCACCATCAAGGAACGCATCCAGGCCTTGATGGATCAGTATCGAACTGGCCTGGTCGTGACCTCCGTCAACATGCAGCCGGCCAAGCCGCCGGATCAGGTCAAGGCGGCCTTCGATGACGCCATCAAGGCGCGCGAGGACAAAGAACGGCTCGAAAATCAGGCCGAGGCCTATTCCAACGAAGTGCTTCCGCAGGCGCGTGGCGCGGCGGCGCGCATCCTGGCCGACGCCAAGGCGTATCGCGACAAGGTGATCGCCGAATCCGAGGGCGAGGCATCGCGCTTCACGGCGGTCCTGACGCAGTACGCCAAGGCCCCCGAGGTGACCCGTCAGCGTCTGTATCTGGAGACAATGGAACAGGTGTTCACCGAGAACAGCAAGGTTCTACTCGACGTCCAGGATGGCGCGAACAGTCTTCTCTATCTGCCGGTCGAACAACTCATGAAACAGCGTCAGATGCCGGTCGAACCCGCGCGGACCGAGCCGGTTGGCGCCTTGCATGTACCGGAGAACATCGATCCTCCTCAACGGGTGGTCGATCGCGATCGGAGGTCGCGTTGA